The stretch of DNA agctccctcagctccGTCTCCGCCGTCCCCACGACGTCCCCGAAGCCGGTCACGGCGGCTCCGCATCCCCGGCTCCGTATCCACACTCCGTGTCTCCGCGCCAGCAGCTCTACGCACACCGACGGCACCCGCGGCAGCGCCCGGTCCCTCACCAGCACCGTCCGCAGCTCGGCACGTAGCGCCGCCCgcagcgccgccgccgccgccacccCATCCCGCTCCGAAACGGCGACCAAACGAAGCTCAGCGCGGTCAGACGCCGCCGCCCGAAGGGAGCAATCCAGGGAGGATGTGGTGGAAGAGAGGGGGAGAGTAggggggagatgtggggatgggtgggtttcatcttcatcttcatcatcgtcatcatcgtcatcatcatcatcatcatcatcatcctcctcTTTCTTGTCCTTCATAGAGCGCTGCAGTGCCAGGGCCAGCTGAGCTTcctcaccatcatcatcatcatcatcatcatcatcatcatcatcatcatcatcatcatcatcatcatcatcatcatcaacatcctcctcttccttgtCCTTTatggagagctgcagtgccagggccAGCTGGGCATCCtcttcttcatcatcctcaccaccatcatcatcatcatcattgtCCTTTATGGAGCGCTGCAGTGCCAGGGCCAGCTGTGCTTCCTCTTCATCATCGtcatcctctttcttttccattatggAGCGCTGAAGTGCCATGGCCAGCCGTGCTTCctcaccaccaccatcatcatcatcattgtCCCTTATGGAGCGCTGCAGTGCCATGGCCAGCTGGGCAtcctcttcttcttcatcatcatcatcatcattgtCCCTTATGGAGCGCTGCAGTGCCATGGCCAACTGGGCAtcctcttcatcatcatcatcctcttTCTTGTCCTTCATAGAGAGCTGCAGTGCCAACATCAGCTGGGCTTCCTCCTCTACCTCATCctgctccttctccttcttctccttcatgGAGCGCTGCAGTGCCAGGGCCAGTTGAGCTTCCTcttcaccatcatcatcatcctcctcctctttcttgtCCTTCATAGAGAGCTGTAGTACCATTGCCAGTTGGGCTTCCTCCTCACCATCAtcatcctctttcttttccattatggAGCGCTGCATTGCCATGGCCAGCtgtgcttcttcctcctcctcttcctcctcttcctccttgtCCCTTATGGAGCATTGCAGTGCCAACATCAGCTGtgcttcctcctcatcctcctcctcatccttgTCCCTTATGGACCGTTGCAGTGCCAGTGCCAGCTGCgcatcctcctcttcctcctcctccttcatcTCCTTCATGGATCGCTGCAGTGCCATCACCAGCTGTGcttcctcttcatcctcctcctcctcctccttgtcCCTTATGGACTGTTGCAGTGCCATGGCCAGCTGTGCTTCCTCTTCNNNNNNNNNNNNNNNNNNNNNNNNNGGGCATCCCTGTTATGGTAATCCCATAGTAGAGTCAAAACTCATTGGAGTCACGGGGCCATGGGGGCAGGGCGCATACTAGGGCACTCATCGCGCGTGACACAGTCTAGAAAGCCCCTCATGGAGGGGCAGGGCCCATTGATGGGGCAACATGCAGGGTGGGAGCCCATATGGCCACTGCATGTGGGGCTACAAAGATTCCCCATTGGCAGAATTTTCTACTCATTGGCTATTAGGCAGTCGCGGATCAGGACCCTTACTGGCCCTCTTCATACGGTTTGTGGCTTCCATTGGCGCTCTTATTATTGGGTAAGAACACTCTTCGGGGCACGATTTCTCATTGGGCCCGCTTTACTTCgtatagggcacccataggaATCGCCTGTCTATTGGCTTCATAGTGGTGCCACATAGGGCCTCTCATAGGGGCACCATAGGGCTACCATGTGGGCACTCATTGCACTTCATAGGAACACCCATAAGCACTCATTGAGCACCCATAAGGGCTctcatagggcacccatagggccaCCCATTGGTCACCCATTCAGAACCTTTCATGGAACACTCATTGGCGCTCATGGGGCACCATAGGgcacctccttgggcagccaaGTCTTAGGGCACCTCATCAGGCGGCTAGTCATTTAGGGCATTCTTGCTCACTAACAGGCTACTGGGCATATGGCGCGCCCATAGGCTAGGGCCAGCTCATGCGGCACCCACAAGAGCGCGGATCTTGATTTTGGGGGGTCACCCCACTTCACGAGGGCACCATAGGGCATGCTACACTAGCACTCATtggggcacccatagggcactcATGTGAGCCCACAGGGCTACCCATAGGGCGTTTTCATAGGGCCAACACTCGCATTGAGGTCACTCTGCTCATAACGTTCGAGGGCACTTATAGAGGCTAACATACGGGCTCTCATTGGGCACGCCATTTGGGGCACACATAGGGCCAATCAGTCTGCGGCTCTCATAGGGCAACCTCCCAGTAGGTGCCTAATAGCAATAGGGCACCCATTAGGGTTTTCCTCACTCACAGAGAGCATGCGTGCACATCTGGACACCCATAAAGGCAGCTCCATTGGGCCTCCATAGGGCACATGCATTAGCACTCATAGGGCACTCATAAGGGCAATCACTGGGCACCCCTGGGCACGTCATTGCAGGCACTCAGCATAGGGTACCATAGGGCCTCATAGGGCACCACAGTGgcacccatagggactcatTGAGCACCCATcagggcacccatagggcactaCATTGGCACCCACAGGGCATACCCATAGGGCATTCACTCGGGCACTCCATTGAGCACCCTAGGCACTCAATAGGGCCTCCCATCCAGGGCTCTCATTGGGCCACCCATTTGGGCACCCATACGGCAGTCATTATGGGCTCTTCGATAGGGCCAGCTCATAGGGGGCTTCTCATAGGGGCACCCATAGGGCTCTGCATAGTGCCAACTCATTGGGGCAGCACTAGGGCTCTCATAGGGGCACCCATGGAGGGCTTCCCATATGAGCACCCTATAAGGGCACTCCTTGGGCACCACAGGGCACCCTATAGGGCACTCATTGGGCAGGCTCATAAGCCTCCATTGGTCACCCATAGGGCACATCCATTGAGCACTCATAGGGCACCCATACGGGCACTCACTTGAGCACATCATCAAGGGTACCTATATGGGCAACTGTTGGGTCCACGTTTCCCGAGTGAGGGCACTCATTTCTTTTGGTCCTCAACCGAGGGGGCACTCACTGGTTCATGATTGGCACCCATATGTGTGCACAGGGTTCCATATGGGGCAAACGCATTAGAGTCTCTCATTCAGGGCACGTTCATTTTGGTTCCCTCAAGTGTGCGTTCCTCATCGTCCTGCTTTGGGAGTGTGTTTAGCTTCTCTACGCTTGTCAATACTCTGGAGTGCTATTCACAGGGCACTGTTTTCGTTGCTCGCATGGGTCAGCAGGCGGATCGTGGCGTGCTCCCCCTGTTGTCTGTcccttttgtgttttctctcttctgttgtCCTTCTGTTCCGgtgattttccttgttttaaggCTGCGGATATTTCCCTTCCGTCTGTCCTACTGTGTCACTGTTTTCTTGTCCATTGGTGTGCTCACGGTCTCTCTGTGTCTCTTCTGGTTCTCTTTTTTCGGCCTCAGCAGCTTTCCTCAGAGTTCTCCGTTCTTCGCGTGTGCTCGGTCTGCTGGTTTTGTGTCTGTTGATCTTTTGAACGTCCCTGTTTTTTAGTCTCTTATGTCCGTACTTCTCTGTTTGGTGTTGTAGTGAACGTCTGTCAGATGCGCCGCGAGATTTCGGTGCGCGTTGATGCTCTCGTTCCGCATTGTCCGCCGCTTCTTCTGTCTATCGTACTACGCCGGGTGTTTTTCTGGTACGTCTATGCTCTGACGGCTTACACGAGGATACGTTGGCTTATCTCCGGCCGTCGCGGTCGCAGCGGTCATTGCGGTCGCCGCTGGCTGGCCGTTCACAGGTAGCCGGTTCGGTTTCGACGCCAGCTCGGTGTCTCTGGCGCGTGTCGCGCTGTTCCTTGGAGGCCTGCGAGCGTTTTTGTGGGCGCCCACCGCGCCTGCTGGCGTATCGCCTGGAGGACGCAGCAAGCCCGCTAGCGTGTTTTCGAGGACCACCCACATCCGCCGCTAGTGCACCGCAGATGAAGCGAGAGCGCACACCAGACGAACGAACACGCTCACGACGTGTGATCAGACGCCGCCGGGTGATGGGGTGCTAATGGGGGCTGCGAATGAGTGGATCAACTCAGCGCGAGTGA from Coturnix japonica isolate 7356 unplaced genomic scaffold, Coturnix japonica 2.1 chrUnrandom676, whole genome shotgun sequence encodes:
- the LOC107307563 gene encoding sarcoplasmic reticulum histidine-rich calcium-binding protein-like, encoding MALQQSIRDKEEEEEDEEEAQLVMALQRSMKEMKEEEEEEDAQLALALQRSIRDKDEEEDEEEAQLMLALQCSIRDKEEEEEEEEEEAQLAMAMQRSIMEKKEDDDGEEEAQLAMVLQLSMKDKKEEEDDDDGEEEAQLALALQRSMKEKKEKEQDEVEEEAQLMLALQLSMKDKKEDDDDEEDAQLAMALQRSIRDNDDDDDDDDDGGGEEARLAMALQRSIMEKKEDDDDEEEAQLALALQRSIKDNDDDDDGGEDDEEEDAQLALALQLSIKDKEEEDVDDDDDDDDDDDDDDDDDDDDDDDGEEAQLALALQRSMKDKKEEDDDDDDDDDDDDDDEDEDETHPSPHLPPTLPLSSTTSSLDCSLRAAASDRAELRLVAVSERDGVAAAAALRAALRAELRTVLVRDRALPRVPSVCVELLARRHGVWIRSRGCGAAVTGFGDVVGTAETELRELLRGAGRGGRWRKGPESEGPEESVRLLTLDEGSKEFDDAVSHFYGTLQELRGRIRVIRCYGNGGRH